GTGTCCGGGGGCAGAAAGCGTCCGGGCTTGGTCACGAGCTCGCCGCCGGGGGTGCTGACCCGGCCCTCCAGGATGAGTCGCCGGGCCTGGCTGCGGCTGGCGGCCTGGCCGGAGCGGACGAGGAGGTCATCGGCGCGTGTTTTTTCCATGTTGATGCGGGTTGCGGGACGATTTGAGGAAAGGCACCGGCGCGGTTTTTCCGAGCCAAAACGGCGGGTCGCGTGGTTTTTTTCCGTTGACAGGGGGAGCAAAGTGGGGTGATTTGGGGCGAAGTGGAACGGATATCCTCTTTCTTCTCTCCATGATCTCCTTTGAACAGGGCCTTTATGCCGGTGAGTTCCGGCACAATCTGGACGCCAAAAAGCGTCTGACGGTCCCGTCGAAGTGGCGTTTTGAGGGGGACGAAAAGGCTCTGTATCTCGCTTTCCGCAATCCCTGCGGCTGTGTGACCATTTACCCGCCCGCCTTGGTGCAGGAGCTCAAGAACAAGCTCTCGTCGATTAAACTCGGCGACCAGAAGGCTCAACGGGCGGTCATGAAGCTGTTCAGCGGGGCGGACCAGTTCACCATCGACAAAAACGGCCGCATCAACCTGAGCGAGCGTCTCTACCAACAGGCGGAGATCTCCCGGGAGGTGGTCCTCGTCGGTGGCGTTGACAAATTTCACCTTTGGAACCCCGAGCGCTACGACGCCTACATTTCCGCCGACGAAGACGACGGCGATCTCAGCGACGTCCTCAGCGAACTCGGACTCTAACCGCTTTCAAACCTTTCACTGCCTTAACCGAACAAACCATATGAGACTCAGCCAGGAACTCTATAATGCCGGAATCCTGGGCAAACAGGAAACCCGCAAGCCGACCGCGTTCCACGTGGTCGCCCCGCACGCCCCGCGCTCTGGCGAGGGCGGTCCGCTGTTCAACGCCTTTCAGCGTCGCGAGCAGTCCACCAAGGTCAACGTCCGCGGATGGAGGGCTCTCTCCCATGTGCTTCGCCTTCGCTAGGCTGCCGTGGGACGCTCTCTTTACTAGGATGGCCGGTCATCTTCCCGTAATGCTGCGAGAGGTGCTGGAGCTCCTCGCTCCGCAGCGGGGAGGGCACTACCTCGACGGTACTTTCGGAGGCGGCGGCCACAGCCGCGCCATTCTGGAGTCCGGCCCCGAGGTTCGCCTGACCGCCCTTGACCGCGACCCGGACGCCGCCCGCAGGGCCGAGCGCTTCCGCGAGGAATTCGGACACCGCTTCACTTTTTACCACCTGGAATTTTCTCAACTGCAAACACTGACTGAACACGATTACGCCGGGGCTCTTTTCGACCTCGGCGTATCCTCTTTCCAACTCGACGAGGCCGAACGCGGCTTCTCCTTCGGCAAGCCCGCCCCCACTGACATGCGAATGGACCCCACATCCGGCCAAAGCGCCGCCGAGTTTCTCGAGACCGCTCCCGAGCGCGATCTCGTGCACGCGGTGCGTGACTTGGGGGAAGAGCAGGCATGGCGGCGCGTGTGCCGGGCCATCATGGAGGCTCGCTGCAGCGGCCGTCTGTCCCGCACCGACTCGCTGGCCGAATTGGTCTCCGAGGCCATCCCGAAGCGCGGCGGCAAGCCCTCGCGCATCCACCCGGCGACCCGGACCTTTCAGGGCATCCGCATGGCGGTGAACGACGAACTGGGCGTGCTTGAGCGCGTCCTGCCCGCCGCCTTCGAGCGGTTGGCCGCCGGGGGCGTCCTGGCTGTGATCACTTTCCACTCGCTGGAGGACCGCCTCGTGAAGCGCTTCTTCAACCGCCTGGCGGGCCGTCCCGAGCACGCCGGAGACTCCCGTCCGCAGGACGAGCGCGTCCAGTTCGCCGAACTGCTGACCCGCCGCCCGCTCGCTCCCTCCGAGGAGGAAATCGCCGTCAACCCCCGGAGCCGTTCGGCCAAGGTGCGCGCCGTGCGCAAGCTTGCCGGTGCTCCCGAACTTCAACCTGCCTGAGCCATGCATTACCTTAAAGACCTCAATTCGTATCGTTGGATGTCCGCCGGCCTGTGCCTGATGATCCTGCTGGTCGCGGTGGGCGGTTCGCTCGGTATCGTGTGGATGCGCACCCAGACCACCGGCACCGCCAAGCACGTGGCCCAGATGGAACGCGACCTGCGCGTGCTCGAAAACGACAACGCCACCCTGTCGGCGCGCATGGCCCGCGCCCACAACCCGGAATTTCTGATCCGGCACATGCCCCAGGGGCTGCGCCCGACCAGCGGCAACCAGATCGTCTGGATCCAGGCCAACGCAGCTCCCGCCTATGTCGCCCAGGCCCGTCAGGGTGATGCTTCCGTGTCCGCCACAGCCGGGCAGCAGGCCACCGTGTCTTTCGACCTCGCCTTTATTAACCAGCAACGGAACCCGCAGCCCTGATGAACCGCTCCTTCGTCTCCAGCTTCCGTTTTATCCTGATTGTCGTTGGCATCGTCGCCTGCTTTGCCTCCGTCTTCGGACGGCTGTTTTATTTGCAGGTGATCGATCAGGAGAAACTGAGCCGGATCGTTGAGAGCAACCGCAAGACCTTTCAGGTCATCAACGCCCGCCGGGGCGACATCGTGGACTCGCGCGGCGAACTGCTTGCCACCACGACCGAGGTTTACCAGATCGGGGTGGACCCGCACGCGATCAAGGAAGAGGACTACGAAAAGGCTTCCGCCCTGGCCGCGATCCTGCGCGTGCCCGAGAGCGAGATCCGCGAGAAGTTCGACACCCGCATGCGCGAGGTCAACGGCCCGGATGGCCCCGAACTGCGCGACATTCACTGGCACAAGCTGGCCGACAACGTGACCCGCGACGCGCTCATGCGCATCCGCGAACTGGACATCCGCGCCGTTTACGGTAACCCGCAGTACCTGCGCGTCTATCCCTCGACCTCGCTGGCCGCCCACACCGTGGGTTTTATCAACAAGGAGGAGTCCGCCGTCTCCGGCGTCGAGCGCTGGCTGGACTTTTACCTGCGCGGGCAGGACGGCTGGAGCGAGGCCGAGCGCGATGGCCGTCGCCGCGAGCTGGTGCAGTTCCAGACACGTGAGGTGCAGCCGCGCCCCGGCCTGAACGTCGAGCTGACCCTAGACATGGT
The DNA window shown above is from Ruficoccus amylovorans and carries:
- a CDS encoding division/cell wall cluster transcriptional repressor MraZ, with protein sequence MISFEQGLYAGEFRHNLDAKKRLTVPSKWRFEGDEKALYLAFRNPCGCVTIYPPALVQELKNKLSSIKLGDQKAQRAVMKLFSGADQFTIDKNGRINLSERLYQQAEISREVVLVGGVDKFHLWNPERYDAYISADEDDGDLSDVLSELGL
- the rsmH gene encoding 16S rRNA (cytosine(1402)-N(4))-methyltransferase RsmH is translated as MAGHLPVMLREVLELLAPQRGGHYLDGTFGGGGHSRAILESGPEVRLTALDRDPDAARRAERFREEFGHRFTFYHLEFSQLQTLTEHDYAGALFDLGVSSFQLDEAERGFSFGKPAPTDMRMDPTSGQSAAEFLETAPERDLVHAVRDLGEEQAWRRVCRAIMEARCSGRLSRTDSLAELVSEAIPKRGGKPSRIHPATRTFQGIRMAVNDELGVLERVLPAAFERLAAGGVLAVITFHSLEDRLVKRFFNRLAGRPEHAGDSRPQDERVQFAELLTRRPLAPSEEEIAVNPRSRSAKVRAVRKLAGAPELQPA